In one window of Ostrinia nubilalis chromosome 19, ilOstNubi1.1, whole genome shotgun sequence DNA:
- the LOC135081125 gene encoding hemicentin-1-like → MNYFRGYYFLLLIIQLTVGQKEKSSLTFVIDDTGSMSNDIEQVKHGVKLVFDTVLSSNRSQIDNFILVTFNDPGTQLRTVTKNEEEFKRALESIYVNGGGDCPELSMAGIELALTQSLPGSNLYVLTDASAKDLDLLDRVKNLASKKFAQVVFLLTGRCGSDDDPGYQAYHKLSDATNGQVFHMTKDNVGKILAYVAETVSSRKTVVTKTTFPPGYDHDLTIPVDADMKDVVIAGSGTEPKIDITAPDGSKPHTEKLVDIPEVISVKIKDTTPGNYTAKVGSKSETSVVITATTTIQFKHGFSLAEPSSIEATAIQPLPDKESHLSIKLITDDDGAVLNTVVLSDLEEHDIVEIPLMLIDEKQKFYTTNLFVPPNTTFKITVKGYDTKSKAPFKRTSPTPIEPQNPILVRPEDRAPTVKIEGGLIINAEYNQPLKISCKINGFPKPDAVWSHSGGSVLMSDYTILEVPYDFINILAIDTVRSNDSYTCKAVNMHGEASQTVEVKTIKKDVFEVIESPKDTTIKYRNTGQVTCKINAEPPAEIKWLHKGKEIIPDGYIDISPDGSVLTIKDMRKHLSGTFACKAKSGIHDEEFTFNINISGFDRPKIEKVAFETSSGIGEDAEIRCRILEGEPAPEITWFHLSLYTQYFDKLNDTGEVIKLPNVNEENAGFYRCIATNDAGRDHHLIELIVEYPPTVSVDKTYVRAREGAKTTLKCHAKGAPEPRVEWFLNGVKIINDRNHHIYRDNSLKFTGSKDNVGRFTCAAKNHLGSNNKSVTVDYLVPVSIYSPEESTFEVRQGDNLQLPCRASGYPQPKLTWLFFNSVDKEPEPKKMMPTDSSGQLIDLRNIRSTNDGYYTCIARNVESSANFTYQVKVMVPPRIDRAATNTFTGVVDDLIMRLPCKASGYPKPEVTWSRGGLNVASGSEWYDIEEDGTLVIKNLDRKSAGTYVCTAQNSLGSAIQALYVNIKDYPDEKTPSKTISLEEGESDEIECDIPHTIIDTVRWFKDRRPIGLGETRKLEDIKVTDAGIYTCRVSNFNGADSESIRVVVGYKPVFESEVETVINFSEGMPAVLNCEAKGEPEPQVTWLFDGEDIENNNSLEIVLSMDRYNLVMTFDKRGEYTCVVSNHFGSINRTFEVFSKDCLLSIQDDLLNKQPLMIDEDTMKLAEFENNNGVLRIPSKKRLSLYCPSGFEIIPEKKISVICERETNFLVNGHLYEYTDLNCQEEIQPKIRNTGRRCNSGNSEVIKIGYEFPDDFQEVYEVCIDKDYNVPVYAKQRIQRSLADKELKGPMWESDSFPLEFDELYWCDTQINAVSSLLRRWFHETDRCCFDRRQLVNSRDLSGGLPQKAALTYLNVVPHWSTCNTKNWDELERRVRDLAKSSYDNMMVWTGTSGQLTLNNALENPENIILRDTRTGQIPVPKYLWKVIQNQDARTSLAVIQLNIPDLTVSKAYSHMPCKDICPDIEWMSGNVWRDPAKGYTVCCSLPDFETTIGYKGLFGTGNHQVLKESAMWGEYSY, encoded by the exons atgaattACTTTAGaggatattattttttattgttgatAATTCAATTAACAGTAGGACAAAAAGAAAAAagcagtcttactttcgtgatAGACGATACAGGGTCTATGTCCAATGACATAGAGCAAGTGAAACATGGAGTCAAGCTTGTATTCGATACGGTGTTAAGTTCGAATCGTTCACAGATAGACAATTTCATATTGGTTACGTTCAACGACCCTG GTACGCAGCTTCGAACTGTGACAAAAAATGAAGAAGAATTTAAAAGGGCTCTCGAGTCCATATACGTGAACGGTGGTGGCGATTGCCCTGAATTGTCCATGGCGGGCATCGAACTGGCGCTCACACAGAGTCTTCCCGGCTCCAACCTGTATGTGCTTACTGACGCATCTGCCAAGGATTTAGACTTACTTGACAGGGTCAAGAACTTGGCTAGCAAGAAATTCGCTCAG GTGGTATTCCTTTTAACTGGTAGATGCGGTAGCGACGACGACCCGGGGTACCAAGCGTACCACAAACTATCTGATGCTACTAACGGACAAGTCTTTCACATGACCAAGGACAATGTTGGAAAG ATTTTGGCCTACGTAGCGGAGACAGTATCTAGTCGAAAAACAGTGGTCACCAAAACGACCTTCCCTCCAGGCTACGATCACGATTTGACA ATTCCAGTTGATGCTGATATGAAAGATGTGGTGATCGCTGGGTCGGGAACAGAACCTAAAATTGACATAACCGCCCCTGACGGCAGTAAGCCCCATACAGAGAAACTTGTAGATATACCAGAAGTTATT TCAGTGAAAATAAAAGACACCACACCCGGCAACTATACAGCCAAGGTGGGCAGTAAGTCGGAGACCAGTGTGGTGATCACTGCCACCACCACCATCCAATTCAAGCACGGGTTCTCTCTTGCCGAGCCTTCCTCCATCGAAGCCACTGCTATTCAGCCATTACCAG aTAAAGAGTCCcatttatcaataaaattgataaCCGATGATGATGGTGCAGTTCTCAACACAGTTGTGTTGTCAGACCTCGAAGAGCATGATATTGTCGAAATACCACTTATGTTAATTGATGAAAAGCAAAAATTCTATACCACCAATCTATTTGTACCCCCTAACACCACCTTCAAAATAACG GTCAAAGGTTACGACACGAAAAGTAAAGCTCCATTTAAAAGAACAAGTCCTACGCCAATAGAACCGCAAAACCCTATTTTAG TGAGACCTGAAGATAGGGCGCCTACAGTAAAAATCGAAGGAGGCCTCATTATCAATGCAGAATATAATCAACCATTGAAAATATCATGCAAAATAAATGGATTCCCTAAACCTGATGCAGTTTGGTCCCATAGTGGTGGATCAGTATTGATGTCAGAT tacacaatattagaagtgccGTATGATTTCATTAACATATTGGCGATAGATACAGTGAGAAGTAATGATTCTTACACATGCAAAGCTGTTAATATGCATGGAGAAGCTTCACAAACAGTAGAAGTTAAGACAATCAAGAAAGATGTGTTTGAAGTTATTGAATCACCTAAAG ACACTACAATAAAGTATAGAAACACGGGACAAGTAACGTGTAAAATAAATGCCGAACCGCCAGCCGAAATTAAATGGCTTCACAAAGGCAAGGAAATAATACCTGATGGGTACATCGACATATCACCTGATGGTTCTGTTCTAACTATCAAGGACATGAGAAAGCATCTAAGTGGAACGTTTGCTTGTAAAGCTAAGTCTGGTATCCATGACGAAGAATTCACTTTTAACATCAACATTTCTGGATTTG aTCGTCCCAAAATTGAAAAGGTGGCATTTGAAACGAGCAGTGGAATAGGAGAAGATGCGGAAATCAGATGCAG AATCCTGGAAGGAGAACCAGCACCAGAGATAACCTGGTTTCATCTTTCTCTGTACACgcaatattttgataaattaaatgatactgGTGAAGTTATTAAACTACCCAACGTTAATGAAGAGAATGCTGGGTTCTATCGGTGCATTGCCACCAATGACGCCGGTCGTGATCACCATCTAATAGAACTTATCGTTGAGT ATCCTCCAACTGTTAGCGTCGATAAAACGTATGTCAGAGCGAGAGAAGGCGCAAAAACCACACTCAAATGTCACGCCAAAGGAGCTCCGGAGCCTCGCGTGGAGTGGTTCCTGAATGGAGTGAAGATTATCAACGATAGGAACCATCACATCTACAGAGATAACAGTTTGAA gtttaCAGGTTCAAAAGATAATGTAGGACGCTTTACTTGTGCGGCAAAAAACCACTTAGGATCAAATAATAAAAGCGTAACCGTCGATTATTTAG TCCCAGTGAGCATTTATTCTCCAGAAGAGAGTACGTTTGAGGTGAGACAAGGTGATAACCTTCAGTTGCCGTGTAGAGCCAGCGGTTACCCACAACCGAAGTTGACATGGTTGTTCTTCAATTCAGTTGACAAGGAGCCAGAGCCTAAGAAAATgat GCCGACTGACTCATCAGGTCAATTAATAGATCTTAGGAACATACGGTCCACTAATGATGGATACTATACTTGTATAGCAAGAAACGTGGAGAGTTCAGCCAATTTCACGTACCAAGTCAAAGTGAtgg TACCACCCAGAATTGACAGAGCAGCAACGAACACATTCACAGGAGTTGTTGATGATTTGATAATGAGGCTGCCCTGTAAAGCTTCAGGGTATCCCAAGCCCGAGGTCACATGGTCCAGAGGGGGACTCAACGTTGCCTCAG GTTCAGAATGGTACGACATAGAAGAAGATGGAACATTGGTCATAAAGAATCTGGATAGGAAGTCTGCTGGCACCTATGTTTGCACTGCCCAGAATTCCTTAGGCTCTGCTATTCAAGCGTTATACGTCAATATAAAAG ATTATCCTGATGAAAAAACTCCATCCAAAACTATTTCTTTAGAAGAAGGGGAGTCGGATGAAATAGAATGTGATATCCCTCACACAATAATAGACACAGTTCGTTGGTTCAAG GACAGAAGACCAATAGGCTTGGGTGAGACGAGAAAACTGGAGGATATCAAAGTAACTGATGCAGGCATTTATACATGCCGTGTCAGTAATTTTAATGGCGCTGATTCTGAAAGCATAAGGGTTGTCGTTGGATACAAACCAGTGTTTGAATCGGAAGTGGAAACAGTTATCAATTTTAGTGAGGGAATGCCAGCCGTATTAAACTGCGAAGCCAAGGGAGAGCCTGAGCCACAG GTAACATGGCTATTTGATGGCGAAGATATCGAAAACAATAATTCATTGGAAATAGTGTTGTCGATGGATAGATACAATTTAGTGATGACATTCGATAAAAGAGGGGAATACACGTGTGTCGTATCCAACCACTTTGGGAGCATAAATCGGACgtttgaagtattttcaaaaG ATTGTTTATTAAGCATTCAAGACgacttattaaataaacaaccaCTCATGATTGATGAAGATACCATGAAATTAGCTGAATTCGAAAACAACAATGGAGTACTGCGCATTCCATCCAAAAAGCGTTTGTCATTATATTGCCCTAGTGGTTTTGAAATTATTCCTGAGAAAAAAATATCAGTCATTTGTGAACGAGAGACTAATTTCCTGGTCAATGGACACCTATATGAATATACAGATTTAAATTGCCAGGAAGAAATCCAGCCCAAAATAAGAAATACTGGAAGACGTTGCAACTCTGGCAATTCTGAAGTGATCAAAATAGGTTACGAATTTCCGGATGATTTCCAAGAAGTATACGAAGTTTGTATTGACAAGGATTATAATGTACCAGTGTATGCTAAGCAGAGAATCCAAAGATCACTAGCTGATAAGGAATTGAAAGGTCCCATGTGGGAAAGCGATTCGTTCCCATTGGAATTCGATGAATTGTATTGGTGTGATACTCAGATCAATGCTGTATCGTCTCTTCTTCGAAGATGGTTCCACGAAACAGATAGGTGTTGCTTCGATAGAAGACAGCTGGTGAATTCCCGTGATCTCTCCGGGGGATTGCCCCAAAAAGCTGCATTGACTTATCTAAACGTTGTCCCACATTGGAGTACTTGTAATACAAAG aacTGGGATGAACTAGAACGACGGGTGAGGGATTTGGCCAAGTCTTCATACGACAACATGATGGTATGGACAGGCACTTCTGGGCAGCTTACCCTGAATAATGCCCTGGAGAACCCCGAAAACATAATTCTTCGCGATACTCGCACAGGCCAGATACCTGTGCCAAAGTATTTGTGGAAG GTAATCCAAAATCAAGATGCAAGAACATCGCTAGCTGTGATCCAGCTTAACATCCCGGACTTGACGGTATCCAAGGCATATTCCCACATGCCTTGCAAGGACATCTGCCCGGACATAGAGTGGATGAGTGGGAACGTCTGGAGAGACCCTGCCAAGGGATACACCGTCTGCTGCAGTCTACCAGACTTCGAAACCACTATTGGCTACAAAGGCCTTTTCGGCACTGGCAACCACCAGGTCCTTAAGGAATCCGCCATGTGGGGAGAATattcatattaa